One window of the Rosa rugosa chromosome 3, drRosRugo1.1, whole genome shotgun sequence genome contains the following:
- the LOC133737908 gene encoding putative ubiquitin-conjugating enzyme E2 39: MAFTIFDVVSHHSDNYYSASGKKQKYGGSVHKLIMKEWRILENNLPDSIYACVYETRLDLLRAVIVGAAGTPYHDALFFDINFQSDYSTQPPNVQYRFYGLRVNPNLYVSGYVCLSLLSTWTRKKREKWDPAQSTVLQVLVLIQALVLNEKRFVFFSIAWVT; encoded by the coding sequence ATGGCCTTCACCATATTCGACGTCGTTTCGCACCACTCAGACAACTACTACAGTGCCTCCGGCAAGAAGCAGAAATACGGCGGATCCGTCCACAAGTTGATCATGAAGGAGTGGAGGATTCTGGAGAACAATCTCCCCGACTCTATCTACGCGTGCGTGTACGAGACGCGCCTTGATCTTCTCAGAGCCGTCATCGTTGGCGCTGCCGGGACTCCCTACCACGACGCGCTCTTCTTCGATATCAACTTCCAGTCGGACTACTCGACCCAGCCGCCCAACGTGCAATACCGCTTCTACGGGTTGCGGGTCAACCCAAATCTTTACGTGAGCGGGTACGTCTGCCTGAGCCTGCTCAGCACCTGGACCAGAAAGAAGAGGGAGAAGTGGGACCCGGCTCAGTCCACCGTCCTCCAGGTTCTAGTCTTGATCCAAGCGCTCGTTTTGAACGAGAAGCGGTTTGTGTTCTTCTCCATCGCATGGGTGACTTGA